The window CACATTTTAGCTTgacgttcttctccttcttggggGTCGACTTGTAGTAGCAGGCGTACAGGACGAGGCCGAACAGCGCACCGAGGCCATTGGGGATCTGCAGTGCACGAACGAAGACAAGAGCCGGCACGGTTAGAGAGACACTCTCAAGTTATATAAGATTTGGTTGGAACCTGAAGATGGAGATATTACTGACCGTGACGTAGAGGTCGAATTTGATGAGAGCGTAGGACGTCCAGCAGACGCCGTTGAGGAAGCTCACCAGCGACAGGAAGAAGGGCATGTACTCGACGCTCTTGGTCTTGATCACTTTACCCTGCACGCAACCCACAATACACATTAATTCCTCCCCGCAAAAATATATATTCATTAATTCCAAGCACAGGATGCAACAGCTCGAgcgttcaaaaaatatatatatatattacacagacATAGGTAATTAACAAGATTGATTCTATGTTCTATGTAAAATGTAAATAAATTCCACAGGTAATATTGGTGAACTCTACACCTGGACCACATGACCCACGAGAAGAAACCGACATACAGGATCCCTTTTCCGTTTCAACGTGATCATCTCACAGAGTTGGCAAGGGAAGATCACAAAAAGCACAGACTGGTACAGGGACACATGTACTATCTCCATCCAAGAACACATGATTCGAAATCTGGCACACCTGAAACTTGCATCCCCTAGGTGAACACATATGTTTATGATGAAGCTGAACATGGCAGATTTCATTAGATGAAATATTCCTCCCGTTCCAGACCCGTCACTCAACAGCCAACGAGTTTGGCGAGAACAACAGAACAAGTTTGGTTGGCTAATCAATTGTACAACAGAACTGCCTGTATTGAATGCAACTGCAAGTAACCAAGGATACCGCATCGATAATCAGAGGACACGTAGGGGCTACGGTATCTTTTTAGGTAGAAACGAACAATAGGCCTTTTGACGGAACATAGAGCAACATGTTCTTGGGATGTGCCACACGAACACCATGACAGTTTAGCCCAAAAGGTAGCACGTTGGTTTTTACTGGTAAAAAGGGGGAAAGAAGAGATTTGACACGATGGTTAAAACAGGACCATTGATGCATCTTTTAGAGATGGATTTGGTTCCAAAATTGGCTTCCGCATCCATGCTTCCAGAACAA is drawn from Hordeum vulgare subsp. vulgare unplaced genomic scaffold, MorexV3_pseudomolecules_assembly, whole genome shotgun sequence and contains these coding sequences:
- the LOC123420468 gene encoding bidirectional sugar transporter SWEET6a-like, which codes for MCRPTFWRIIKNKDVEEFKSDPYLATLLNCMLWVFYGILCVIFGSAMYASPLTIMGKVIKTKSVEYMPFFLSLVSFLNGVCWTSYALIKFDLYVTIPNGLGALFGLVLYACYYKSTPKKEKNVKLKCD